From one Nonomuraea polychroma genomic stretch:
- a CDS encoding GntR family transcriptional regulator — MAVHVGVTLDRSSPVPLYHQLAEQLRTAIASGRLQPGDQLENELALAERLNLARPTVRQAIQELVDRGLVLRRRGIGTTVANPKVHRRAELTSLYDDLTRAGGRPATTVLRHELVRDERVAAALDLPADTDLLSIVRLRLSGDRPLAIMRNWLPPPHHGISREDLQESGLYALLRERGVRPVVAAQSIGARPPTTPERRHLLLKPSEPVLTMTRTAFDSGGKAVEHGDHCYRAQDYSIEVLVDQR; from the coding sequence GTGGCAGTTCACGTGGGCGTGACGCTCGATCGCTCTTCTCCCGTGCCCCTCTACCATCAGCTCGCCGAGCAGCTGCGCACGGCGATCGCCAGCGGGCGGCTCCAGCCCGGCGACCAGCTGGAGAACGAGCTCGCCCTGGCCGAACGGCTCAACCTGGCGCGCCCCACCGTACGCCAGGCCATTCAGGAACTGGTCGACCGCGGGCTCGTGCTGCGGCGGCGCGGGATCGGCACCACGGTGGCGAACCCCAAGGTGCACCGGCGCGCGGAGCTCACCAGCCTCTACGACGACCTCACCCGTGCCGGCGGGCGGCCCGCGACCACCGTCCTGCGGCACGAGCTCGTCCGCGACGAACGGGTGGCCGCCGCACTCGACCTGCCCGCCGACACCGACCTGCTCTCCATCGTGCGGCTGCGGCTCTCCGGCGACCGGCCACTCGCCATCATGCGCAACTGGCTGCCCCCGCCCCACCACGGCATCAGCCGGGAAGACCTGCAGGAATCAGGCCTGTACGCACTGCTGCGCGAACGCGGGGTGCGCCCCGTCGTCGCCGCCCAGTCGATCGGAGCCCGCCCTCCGACCACTCCGGAGCGGCGCCACCTCCTGCTGAAGCCCTCCGAGCCCGTCCTCACGATGACCCGCACCGCCTTCGACTCCGGAGGCAAAGCGGTGGAGCACGGAGATCACTGCTACCGCGCCCAGGACTACAGCATCGAGGTCCTGGTCGACCAGCGCTGA
- a CDS encoding Gfo/Idh/MocA family protein gives MRIGLAGVGRIGAFHAKTLAALDDVDELVVTDADTGAAERVAAELGLKVAPDAEALLAAGVDGFVIATATPGHAPLLRQAIAAGVPVFCEKPVAATLKETTELTELVAATGVPVHVGFQRRFDAGYRRAQAAVASGELGFVHTIRAGTHDQAPPHASYIPTSGGIFRDCNVHDFDILRFVSGREVATVYATGGNKGASFFAEAGDVDTGGALLTLDDGTIVLISSTRYNGGGHDVRMEVHGEKGTIAVGLDHSLAMRSAEEGVDFPRGPQKWSFMERFLPAYQAELTAFARVARGELASPCTVRDALEAFRIAEACELSRAERRPVALSEIEGIDKP, from the coding sequence ATGCGTATCGGGCTCGCGGGCGTCGGAAGGATAGGCGCCTTCCACGCCAAGACTCTGGCCGCTCTCGACGATGTGGACGAGCTGGTCGTGACGGATGCCGACACCGGGGCCGCCGAGCGCGTCGCAGCCGAGCTCGGCCTCAAGGTGGCGCCGGACGCCGAGGCGCTGCTGGCCGCGGGCGTCGACGGCTTCGTGATCGCCACCGCCACGCCGGGCCACGCGCCGCTGCTGCGCCAGGCCATCGCCGCCGGGGTGCCGGTCTTCTGCGAGAAGCCTGTGGCCGCCACCCTGAAGGAGACCACCGAGCTGACCGAGCTCGTCGCCGCCACCGGCGTGCCGGTGCACGTCGGCTTCCAGCGCCGGTTCGACGCCGGCTACCGGCGCGCGCAGGCCGCGGTGGCCTCGGGCGAGCTCGGGTTCGTGCACACCATCCGGGCCGGCACCCACGACCAGGCCCCGCCGCACGCCTCCTACATCCCGACCTCCGGCGGCATCTTCCGCGACTGCAACGTGCACGACTTCGACATCCTGCGCTTCGTCAGCGGCCGGGAGGTGGCCACCGTCTACGCCACCGGCGGCAACAAGGGGGCGTCCTTCTTCGCCGAGGCCGGCGACGTCGACACCGGTGGCGCCCTGCTGACCCTGGACGACGGCACGATCGTGCTGATCTCCTCGACCCGCTACAACGGCGGCGGCCACGACGTGCGCATGGAGGTCCACGGCGAGAAGGGCACGATCGCCGTCGGCCTGGACCACTCGCTGGCGATGCGCTCGGCGGAGGAGGGCGTCGACTTCCCGCGCGGACCGCAGAAGTGGTCGTTCATGGAGCGGTTCCTGCCGGCGTACCAGGCCGAGCTCACCGCCTTCGCCCGCGTCGCCCGCGGCGAGCTGGCATCGCCCTGCACCGTGCGCGACGCGCTCGAGGCCTTCCGCATCGCCGAGGCGTGCGAGCTGTCCAGAGCCGAGCGCAGGCCCGTCGCCCTGTCCGAGATCGAGGGGATCGACAAGCCATGA
- a CDS encoding TIM barrel protein yields MRITPVAGRIAGAPISWGVCEVPGWGHQLDPATVLRQMRALGLAATEFGPDGFLPDDPQAKAATLAGYDLKAVGQFVPVVLHDPEHDPLPEVERAMEGLVAAGASTVVLAAATGQDGYDDRPALDEHGWATLLGNLDRISGAAAARGLVATLHPHVGTMVESGEETARVLDGSRVGLCLDTGHLLIGGGDPVAIAREHPGRIAHVHLKDVRLDWARLVQAGQETYTAAVAGGMYVPLGKGDVDIAAIVSALEGHGYTGWYVLEQDTILADGGAGADPAADVRASIEHLLAVASAAGA; encoded by the coding sequence ATGAGGATCACACCAGTGGCCGGCCGCATCGCCGGCGCACCCATCTCGTGGGGGGTCTGCGAGGTCCCGGGCTGGGGCCACCAGCTGGACCCGGCCACCGTGCTGCGCCAGATGCGCGCGCTCGGCCTGGCCGCCACCGAGTTCGGTCCCGACGGCTTCCTGCCCGACGACCCGCAGGCCAAGGCCGCGACGCTGGCCGGGTACGACCTGAAGGCGGTCGGGCAGTTCGTCCCGGTCGTCCTGCACGACCCGGAGCACGACCCCCTTCCCGAGGTCGAGCGCGCGATGGAGGGCCTGGTGGCCGCCGGGGCGTCGACGGTCGTCCTGGCCGCCGCCACCGGGCAGGACGGCTACGACGACCGCCCGGCCCTCGACGAGCACGGCTGGGCGACCCTGCTGGGCAACCTCGACCGCATCAGCGGCGCCGCGGCCGCCCGCGGCCTGGTGGCCACCCTCCACCCGCACGTCGGCACGATGGTGGAGAGCGGCGAGGAGACGGCACGCGTGCTCGACGGCAGCCGGGTGGGCCTGTGCCTGGACACCGGGCACCTGCTGATCGGCGGCGGCGACCCTGTCGCGATCGCCCGCGAACACCCCGGTCGGATCGCCCATGTGCATCTCAAGGACGTCCGGCTCGACTGGGCGCGCCTCGTGCAGGCCGGCCAGGAGACCTACACCGCCGCCGTGGCCGGCGGCATGTACGTCCCGCTCGGCAAGGGCGACGTCGACATCGCGGCCATCGTCTCCGCCCTCGAGGGCCACGGCTACACCGGCTGGTACGTCCTGGAGCAGGACACCATCCTGGCCGACGGCGGCGCGGGCGCGGACCCGGCCGCGGACGTCCGGGCGAGCATCGAGCACCTGCTCGCCGTGGCGAGCGCGGCGGGCGCGTGA
- the iolC gene encoding 5-dehydro-2-deoxygluconokinase produces the protein MTAYDLVAMGRCGVDIYPLDHGVGLEDVERFAKFLGGSATNVAVAAARYGRRATIITRTGRDPFGRYVRRALRDFGVDDSFAGEVDGPPTPVTFCEIFPPDHFPLYFYRYPTAPDLMIEPDEVPLGAVREAGVFWATVTGLSQEPSRAAHFAAWQARGRRPHTVLDLDYRPMFWPDPGEAAALVGKALQHVTVAVGNREECEVAVGETDPQRAASALLERGVELAIVKQGPKGVLAATADERVEVPPFPVNVVNGLGAGDAFGGALVHGLLSGWDLTRVLRFANVAGAIVAGRLECSSAMPYEAEVLALLEEEKGR, from the coding sequence ATGACGGCGTACGACCTGGTGGCCATGGGCCGGTGCGGGGTGGACATCTACCCGCTCGACCACGGCGTCGGCCTGGAGGACGTGGAGCGGTTCGCCAAGTTCCTGGGCGGCAGCGCGACCAACGTCGCGGTGGCCGCGGCCCGGTACGGCCGCCGCGCCACGATCATCACGCGCACCGGCCGCGACCCGTTCGGCCGCTACGTCCGCCGGGCACTGCGCGACTTCGGCGTCGACGACTCCTTCGCCGGTGAGGTCGACGGCCCGCCGACACCGGTGACGTTCTGCGAGATCTTCCCCCCGGACCACTTCCCGCTGTACTTCTACCGGTATCCGACCGCGCCCGACCTCATGATCGAGCCGGATGAGGTCCCGCTGGGGGCGGTGCGCGAGGCGGGGGTCTTCTGGGCCACGGTCACGGGGTTGTCGCAGGAGCCGTCGCGCGCCGCGCACTTCGCCGCCTGGCAGGCCCGCGGCCGCCGCCCGCACACCGTGCTCGACCTCGACTACCGGCCCATGTTCTGGCCCGACCCCGGCGAGGCCGCCGCGCTGGTGGGCAAGGCGCTCCAGCACGTCACGGTCGCGGTCGGCAACCGGGAGGAGTGCGAGGTCGCCGTCGGCGAAACCGACCCGCAGCGGGCGGCGTCCGCCCTGCTGGAGCGGGGCGTGGAGCTCGCGATCGTGAAGCAGGGCCCCAAGGGGGTGCTCGCGGCGACCGCGGACGAGCGCGTCGAGGTGCCGCCCTTCCCCGTGAACGTCGTCAACGGCCTCGGCGCCGGCGACGCCTTCGGCGGCGCTCTGGTCCACGGCCTGCTCAGCGGCTGGGACCTGACCCGCGTCCTGCGCTTCGCGAACGTGGCCGGCGCCATCGTCGCCGGCCGCCTCGAATGCTCCAGTGCCATGCCGTACGAGGCCGAAGTCCTGGCCCTGCTCGAAGAGGAGAAGGGACGATGA